The following proteins are co-located in the Dyadobacter chenwenxiniae genome:
- a CDS encoding glycoside hydrolase family 31 protein, protein MHHVLCLRPLIFLFYLIPATLTAQTIQWQEMYPGVWKGIAGKPDDYDLLKAAETTPSPTLQKLSKEAFPLDMTEIRVEQNNGKTYLRLPLVKNEQLFGFGLNFQTVHQRGRIMQLHADHYGKADNGRTHAPVPFYVSSLGYGVFVNSAKYMDVYAGSNVRKDSKNPPEVMDRNTNEHWSAHPYSDAVEMLIPAQGIEIYVFAGPKPINAIQRFNLLTGGGCLPPRWGLGFTQRVHRLYTAEQVKQEAKAFEEKGFPLDFIGLEPGWQSKSYPCTFEWDKSRFPDPAGFIKEMGAMGVRINLWTNPYVSPDAAIYKPILPFTGSHTVWNGLVPDLSMPQARKVLFDQFEKEHVKIGVSGYKIDEVDGYDSYLWPDVATFPSGRSSEQIRQTYGLLVQKHSFEMFRRNNSRTYGLVRASNAGGASFPYVIYNDNYSHEDFITALINSGYAGVLWTPEVRASKTAEEWLRRFQTVCFSPMAMINAWSSSTQPWTFPEVAPQIKAVAELRMRMMPYWYSEFAKYHYDGTPPFRGMSLEEGFSGPVSKEKTPTDLEANPYEEALIREVKDQYMAGEFLLVAPLFTGQASRKVILPKGRWFDFYTGKLVGDGEIITISPGLDKIPVFVKNGAIIPMMPAMLHAPKAGQKVDLEVRHYGDQNGSYKLYDDDGETFAYEKGIFSWRTIQVQKQKDGKMKGSISKAEANKPSTVGNVTWRFMTQ, encoded by the coding sequence ATGCATCACGTTCTTTGCCTGCGCCCGCTAATCTTCCTTTTTTACCTGATTCCTGCGACATTAACCGCACAAACCATTCAATGGCAGGAAATGTATCCGGGTGTGTGGAAAGGAATCGCTGGAAAACCGGATGATTATGATTTGCTCAAAGCCGCAGAAACCACTCCTTCGCCAACGCTGCAAAAGCTTTCAAAGGAAGCATTTCCATTGGATATGACCGAGATCCGTGTTGAGCAGAACAATGGTAAAACTTATCTCCGGTTGCCACTGGTTAAAAACGAACAGCTTTTTGGCTTCGGATTAAATTTTCAGACCGTGCACCAGCGCGGAAGGATCATGCAATTGCATGCAGATCATTACGGAAAAGCCGATAATGGCCGCACGCACGCGCCTGTGCCGTTTTATGTGTCGTCGTTAGGTTATGGTGTTTTTGTAAATTCTGCCAAATACATGGATGTATATGCGGGCTCCAATGTGCGGAAAGACAGCAAAAATCCGCCGGAAGTGATGGATCGCAACACAAACGAGCATTGGAGCGCGCATCCTTATTCCGATGCCGTGGAAATGCTGATCCCGGCGCAAGGCATTGAAATATATGTATTTGCCGGCCCCAAACCGATCAATGCGATTCAGCGGTTCAATCTGCTCACCGGGGGCGGTTGCCTGCCTCCACGCTGGGGACTGGGTTTTACGCAGCGCGTGCACCGGCTTTACACGGCCGAGCAAGTGAAACAGGAAGCCAAAGCATTTGAAGAAAAAGGCTTCCCACTTGATTTTATTGGCCTGGAACCCGGTTGGCAAAGCAAGTCCTATCCGTGCACATTTGAATGGGACAAGTCACGCTTTCCTGATCCGGCCGGGTTTATTAAAGAAATGGGCGCGATGGGCGTTAGGATCAATTTATGGACCAATCCTTATGTATCTCCTGATGCGGCGATTTACAAACCAATCCTGCCTTTCACTGGCTCGCATACAGTTTGGAATGGTCTTGTGCCGGACCTTTCCATGCCGCAAGCGCGAAAAGTCCTCTTTGATCAATTTGAAAAAGAACATGTAAAAATCGGTGTGAGTGGTTACAAGATTGATGAAGTGGATGGTTACGATTCTTATTTATGGCCGGATGTCGCTACTTTTCCCTCGGGTCGCTCTTCGGAACAGATCCGTCAGACCTACGGCTTGCTCGTGCAAAAGCACAGTTTTGAAATGTTCCGGCGAAACAATTCACGTACATACGGTCTCGTGCGTGCGTCCAATGCAGGGGGTGCATCCTTCCCCTACGTGATTTACAATGATAATTACAGCCACGAAGATTTCATTACGGCATTGATTAACAGCGGTTATGCAGGCGTTTTATGGACGCCTGAGGTGCGCGCATCCAAAACCGCCGAAGAATGGTTGAGGCGTTTCCAAACAGTTTGCTTTTCGCCCATGGCCATGATCAATGCGTGGTCCAGCAGCACACAGCCATGGACATTTCCGGAAGTTGCCCCTCAAATTAAAGCCGTTGCTGAACTGCGCATGCGCATGATGCCTTACTGGTATTCTGAATTTGCGAAATATCATTACGACGGCACGCCGCCATTCCGCGGAATGAGTCTGGAAGAAGGCTTTTCCGGCCCTGTCAGTAAAGAAAAAACACCCACGGACCTGGAAGCGAATCCTTATGAAGAGGCACTCATCAGGGAGGTGAAAGACCAATATATGGCCGGGGAATTTCTGCTGGTCGCTCCCCTGTTTACGGGTCAGGCTTCCCGCAAAGTCATCCTACCAAAAGGCCGATGGTTTGATTTCTACACTGGAAAATTGGTGGGCGACGGAGAAATTATCACCATCTCACCAGGCCTCGATAAGATCCCGGTTTTCGTAAAAAACGGCGCGATCATTCCCATGATGCCCGCCATGCTGCACGCGCCCAAAGCCGGGCAAAAAGTGGACCTGGAAGTAAGGCATTATGGCGATCAGAATGGAAGCTATAAGCTCTATGATGATGATGGTGAGACATTCGCATATGAAAAAGGCATTTTTTCGTGGCGCACCATTCAAGTTCAAAAGCAAAAAGACGGAAAAATGAAAGGCAGCATTTCCAAGGCGGAAGCGAATAAACCGAGCACGGTCGGCAACGTTACCTGGCGCTTTATGACGCAATGA
- a CDS encoding methionine aminotransferase, translating into MYLKAGLRSKLPRVGTTIFTKMSRLAEEHQAINLAQGFPEFDCASELQQLVGKYITQGKNQYAPMAGVMALREAIAKKVFTATAREYHPETEVTITSGATEALYVALSAIVHPGDEVIVFEPAYDSYVPAIELNGGIPVFVTLHPQYEGIDWQDVRSKISPRTKAVIINTPHNPTGNVWKLSDLQQLAGIAEKHDLMVVSDEVYEHIIFDGLQHISAASIPTLAERTFLCGSFGKTFHTTGWKIGYCLAPKALTAEFRKIHQFLVFSVVTPVQFAMAEYLENPEHYLTLSAFYQRKRDLFVNAIQDIGFGLKPSEGSFFQNVSYEKLTNENDRELAERLTIEAGVASIPVSVFYDQITHYHTLRFCFAKNDDTLLRAAELLKKVIW; encoded by the coding sequence ATGTATTTGAAGGCCGGTCTCCGCTCCAAACTTCCCCGCGTTGGAACCACAATTTTCACAAAAATGTCCAGATTGGCCGAAGAGCATCAGGCGATTAACCTGGCGCAGGGCTTTCCGGAGTTTGATTGTGCGTCCGAATTGCAGCAACTTGTTGGAAAATACATTACGCAAGGCAAAAACCAATATGCGCCCATGGCCGGGGTAATGGCTTTGCGGGAGGCGATCGCAAAGAAAGTCTTCACCGCAACGGCAAGAGAATACCATCCCGAAACCGAAGTCACCATTACAAGCGGTGCTACGGAAGCATTGTATGTAGCGTTGTCCGCCATCGTGCATCCGGGTGACGAAGTGATCGTTTTTGAGCCGGCCTACGACAGTTATGTTCCAGCCATTGAACTCAATGGCGGCATTCCGGTTTTTGTAACATTGCATCCGCAGTATGAAGGCATTGACTGGCAAGATGTAAGATCGAAAATCAGCCCGAGAACGAAGGCAGTGATCATTAACACGCCGCATAACCCAACAGGGAATGTCTGGAAACTATCTGATCTGCAACAGCTTGCTGGCATTGCAGAAAAGCACGACTTAATGGTGGTGAGCGACGAAGTTTACGAACACATTATTTTCGATGGCCTGCAGCACATTTCCGCTGCATCCATTCCTACCCTGGCTGAACGCACGTTTCTGTGCGGCTCGTTTGGTAAAACATTTCACACAACCGGCTGGAAAATAGGCTATTGTCTCGCTCCAAAAGCATTGACAGCCGAATTTAGGAAGATCCATCAGTTCCTGGTTTTCAGCGTGGTAACGCCCGTTCAGTTTGCCATGGCGGAATATCTGGAGAACCCTGAGCATTATCTGACATTATCAGCATTTTACCAGCGAAAAAGGGACCTGTTTGTCAATGCAATCCAGGACATAGGCTTTGGTTTGAAACCTTCTGAGGGAAGTTTTTTCCAGAATGTTTCCTATGAAAAGCTCACTAATGAAAATGACCGGGAGCTTGCTGAGCGGCTGACCATTGAAGCGGGTGTAGCATCCATTCCGGTTTCTGTTTTTTACGATCAGATCACCCATTACCACACGCTGCGTTTTTGTTTCGCTAAAAATGATGACACGCTGTTGAGGGCTGCGGAATTGTTGAAGAAAGTGATTTGGTAA
- a CDS encoding ABC transporter permease yields the protein MQFPSFIAKRIRHNEAGSFSATVSRIGVASIAIGIAVGIIAFAVLLGFKQTIRQKIFLFGAHINISSFAVGNTYEEAPLFVKNPITEALPKIPEILRWQGVAHKSGILKTADEIKGVILKGVGQDYDWKTFKGSLIEGKLITNKDSTSIKYGYSSEILISHKIASQLRLKSGDNVIMYSLQNPPRPRKLTVTGIYDTQMEEFDNNLIIGDISLLQRLNGWGKDSVGSYEVYLKDFEKLDEVAAQLRRTLPPSIYLQRVTSIFPQIFDWLLLLDRNTAVFLTLILFVACFNMISILLVMIMERTPLIGLLKTLGSPNKQIRMVFFRVGLHMVRKGIIIGNIAGLLICWIQYQFKVISLDPVNYYMDTVPIVFDWPIFFMVNVITIVISGLILLIPTLIISQITPIKALLFKK from the coding sequence TTGCAATTCCCCTCATTCATCGCAAAACGCATCCGCCACAACGAAGCAGGCTCATTTTCTGCAACCGTTTCACGCATCGGCGTTGCCAGTATTGCCATCGGGATTGCGGTCGGGATCATCGCTTTTGCCGTGCTGCTGGGTTTTAAACAAACCATCCGCCAAAAGATTTTCCTGTTTGGTGCGCACATCAATATCTCCTCATTTGCGGTTGGTAACACGTACGAGGAAGCGCCGCTTTTTGTAAAAAATCCGATCACCGAAGCATTACCTAAAATACCGGAAATCCTTCGATGGCAAGGTGTCGCACATAAATCCGGCATTTTAAAAACCGCCGACGAGATCAAAGGAGTTATTTTAAAGGGCGTAGGCCAGGATTACGACTGGAAAACATTCAAGGGAAGCCTGATTGAAGGAAAACTTATTACCAATAAAGATTCGACTTCGATCAAATACGGGTATTCCTCAGAAATCCTGATCAGCCATAAAATCGCCTCCCAGCTCCGGCTTAAATCCGGTGACAATGTGATCATGTATTCGCTTCAAAACCCTCCCCGGCCGCGTAAACTAACCGTAACAGGCATTTACGACACCCAAATGGAGGAATTCGATAACAATCTGATCATTGGTGACATTAGTCTGCTGCAACGGCTCAATGGCTGGGGAAAGGACTCCGTTGGGAGTTATGAGGTTTATTTGAAGGATTTCGAGAAGCTGGATGAAGTTGCTGCGCAACTGAGAAGGACGCTCCCACCATCCATTTATCTCCAACGGGTGACCAGCATTTTTCCCCAAATTTTCGACTGGCTTTTATTGCTGGACCGCAACACAGCCGTTTTTTTAACATTGATCCTATTTGTTGCCTGTTTCAACATGATCTCGATCCTGCTGGTAATGATCATGGAAAGAACGCCGCTGATCGGACTTTTGAAGACATTGGGAAGTCCCAATAAGCAGATCAGAATGGTTTTTTTCAGGGTCGGGCTTCATATGGTACGCAAAGGCATCATTATCGGGAACATTGCCGGGCTCCTGATTTGCTGGATTCAATACCAGTTTAAAGTCATTTCGCTTGATCCTGTTAATTATTACATGGACACCGTGCCCATCGTTTTCGACTGGCCTATTTTCTTCATGGTCAACGTGATTACCATTGTTATTTCCGGGCTCATTTTATTAATCCCTACATTGATAATCTCGCAAATCACGCCTATCAAGGCACTTTTGTTCAAAAAATAA
- the nadE gene encoding NAD(+) synthase has protein sequence MPLIKVASGVVNQTPMAWEGNTKNIINAINEARKQQVSLLCLPELCISGYGCDDYFFAPDLVEQAKECLLEIVQETAGMVVAVGLPVRHNGSVYNAACLISNKQILGFYCKQNLANNGIHYEARWFRPWQPGIVESIEVNQMLYPIGDVLFDLANGPVQGGTNGVKVGFEICEDGWVSNRPARRLYERGVDIILNPSASHFAFNKFMTREKLVVDASRAFSCSYIYTNLLGNEAGRAIYDGDAMIASNGDLLASSPRFSYEDYLITTAVIDTEYTRLSQVQSKIALANKDRTWRVAGRFDFPDIDPVLPQVPDIEPFEKGGALKEEEFARAVCLALFDYLRKSRSNGFTISLSGGADSCACTALCGLMIRLADESIGMDRLKEKLAYVKDIQSAQTEEDLALVLIHNIYQGTENSSTDTLESAQSLAESIGSTFYNININGLVETYKGLIEDQIGRKLSWEQDDIALQNIQARVRAPGVWMLTNLSNHLLLATSNRSEAAVGYATMDGDTAGSISPLAGIDKHYLRQWLRWLETAGCEVKGKHIKIEGLKKVNSLQPTAELRPLAQTQTDEADLMPYEFLNALEKLAIRDKKSPLEAYRHLQVRYKGLYDTEQLLAWTERFFKLWSRNQWKRERYAPSFHLDDLNLDPRSWCRFPILSGGFEKELKELKEYAAGAALQNGRKRIGF, from the coding sequence ATGCCATTGATCAAAGTAGCTTCCGGAGTGGTGAATCAGACGCCGATGGCGTGGGAGGGGAACACGAAGAACATTATTAATGCAATTAATGAGGCCCGTAAGCAACAGGTAAGCCTGCTTTGCCTGCCTGAGCTCTGTATTTCGGGATACGGCTGCGACGACTATTTCTTCGCGCCCGACCTTGTTGAACAGGCCAAGGAATGTCTGCTCGAAATTGTGCAGGAAACCGCCGGAATGGTTGTGGCCGTAGGCTTGCCTGTGCGGCATAACGGAAGCGTCTATAATGCTGCCTGTCTCATTTCAAACAAGCAGATTCTGGGTTTTTATTGTAAACAAAATCTCGCAAACAATGGCATTCACTACGAAGCCAGGTGGTTTCGCCCCTGGCAGCCCGGCATTGTTGAATCCATTGAGGTGAATCAAATGCTGTATCCGATCGGAGATGTACTTTTTGATCTGGCAAATGGCCCTGTTCAGGGCGGCACCAATGGGGTGAAAGTAGGTTTTGAAATATGCGAGGATGGCTGGGTTTCTAACCGGCCTGCACGCAGGCTTTATGAGAGGGGCGTTGACATTATACTGAACCCAAGTGCGAGCCATTTCGCATTTAATAAATTTATGACGCGCGAAAAGCTTGTTGTGGATGCATCCCGGGCGTTTTCATGCAGTTATATTTATACCAATTTGCTCGGTAATGAAGCCGGCAGAGCCATTTACGATGGAGATGCCATGATCGCGTCCAATGGCGACCTGCTTGCCTCGAGCCCCCGGTTCAGTTACGAGGATTACCTGATCACGACAGCGGTTATCGACACAGAATACACGCGGTTGAGCCAGGTGCAAAGCAAAATTGCCTTGGCTAATAAAGACCGCACGTGGCGCGTTGCAGGGCGTTTTGACTTCCCGGATATCGATCCTGTTCTACCACAGGTTCCTGATATCGAGCCATTTGAAAAAGGCGGAGCTTTGAAAGAAGAAGAATTTGCACGTGCAGTTTGCCTGGCTCTGTTTGATTATTTAAGAAAAAGCCGATCCAATGGTTTTACTATCTCACTTTCAGGGGGCGCGGACTCCTGCGCCTGCACTGCCTTATGCGGATTAATGATCAGGCTTGCGGATGAAAGCATTGGCATGGACCGTTTGAAGGAGAAATTGGCTTACGTTAAGGACATTCAGTCTGCCCAAACCGAGGAAGACCTGGCTCTGGTTCTGATCCATAACATTTACCAGGGCACAGAAAACAGCTCCACGGATACTCTGGAATCAGCGCAATCTTTGGCAGAATCCATCGGTTCTACATTTTATAACATTAATATCAATGGGCTTGTCGAGACGTACAAGGGCCTCATTGAAGATCAAATCGGCAGAAAGCTTTCCTGGGAGCAGGACGACATTGCTTTGCAGAACATTCAGGCACGTGTGCGAGCACCGGGCGTATGGATGCTCACCAACCTCTCCAATCATTTACTATTGGCCACTTCCAACCGGTCCGAGGCGGCCGTGGGTTATGCCACGATGGATGGCGACACGGCGGGCAGCATTAGTCCGTTGGCGGGAATTGACAAGCATTATTTACGGCAGTGGCTTCGCTGGCTGGAAACTGCGGGTTGTGAAGTGAAAGGCAAGCATATCAAAATCGAGGGCTTGAAAAAAGTGAACAGCTTGCAGCCTACGGCGGAGCTTCGTCCGCTCGCGCAAACACAGACGGACGAGGCAGATCTGATGCCTTATGAATTTCTGAATGCATTGGAAAAGCTCGCGATCAGGGATAAAAAGTCTCCGCTCGAAGCTTATCGCCATTTACAGGTTCGGTACAAAGGACTTTACGATACGGAGCAGTTACTTGCGTGGACGGAACGTTTTTTTAAATTGTGGAGCCGAAACCAGTGGAAACGGGAGCGTTACGCGCCTTCTTTCCATTTGGATGACCTTAATCTGGATCCAAGATCGTGGTGCCGCTTCCCGATTTTGTCGGGCGGCTTTGAAAAAGAACTGAAAGAATTGAAAGAATATGCTGCGGGCGCTGCCTTGCAAAATGGCAGAAAGCGCATCGGTTTTTAA